acctatacgaatgtgaaggtgtggccgccttctatgagaacttgggcatttctctagatcgttcgttaagaaagggataagcacatggccctaatgtgcaaaattaagaactttactctaagatatagttgtgtgtgttgtataatctattattagttagagttcaagacgagagtcactctagttacctgatacttagaaagttcaacactatgtagaggttcaagtcgaaaggcacctttgcttatgcacaactgtatagcacttgatcaatgttttaaaatataagtgggggattgttggggtatatatttaaaaacatagttttgtaataatatgccaaagttagagagatagtatggtggcattgttttgagctcccacactataggcatgggttcaattcccaccccacacaatttcactagggtatatactatttatactatatattatattacattagtccgggagcggggccttgggggtcttgggaggtctgctgatccagaaacaatttttttgctgtttttaacttaaattttcaaaacgtattaagataattatatcatgattaattacagttaatgttgaaattttaatacggccgtttttttgctgttacaaagaaatttaattggcatttaatcgaaaattaattttccattaattccattgattctttttgattataaaaaaaaaaaaaactggtttctggaagaaaatatatagaacgttatttttatttcgtcaagtttttctgagcaagtgttgttgaaagagttattattgattcgatttctcagtgcagagaaatcgaaagagataagctgttttatcccatagggtttcgacaaaaaactgactgctagcacaatcaagaggcagagtcgcgaaacaccttaaagatagcgacctagtacgcgactcagcggtttctttgtgtaatttgattatagtgctttgtttccaacaagcAGCATCCACATCTTCATGAGCAAAACACACCTCAACAGCCTCCCTTTTCTGTGCCTTTGTGTCCTGAACTTCTCCCGTTAAATCATCTGTCTCGTGCTGATGCTTTGGTGTAAACGCTATCGTAGTCTGCCCACTCTCCAATTCTACCCATCTACATAATTTCCACAAATTATAACCATCAAATTAACAACAAATCACATACTCAAAAAATAATTATTCTCAAACGAAATCCAAAGTTAGAAAGTTTTACCTGTGAGATTCATCCAACCGGCGGACATTATAACCAAAAGCGTTTGCATAAAAAGATACTGATTTTGCTACGTCTTTCACATATACAACTGTGTACGCAAATGCTGGACTCAGTTTCGAACTCATTTTTTTTCCTTAGTTCTGATGATTTTGAAATTTCTATTCTTCGATCTAAATTTTGTCGAATACTCGATCAAATAAAATAGttagtgtttgaaattgatcAAATCAGTTAAAGACAGTTCGGGATACGTGTATTTCATGCATTTCCTTGGACATGCCACCTGTATAAACATTAGCACACGTGTCTTCATGTCTGAACCGACCCGACTCGACTCGTTCCGATATGAGCTGcaagtaggcctgtcaatggataccgattttcTGTTATCCGATACCGATAGTCCGTTAGCCGTTACTGCTACCATCCGACATAGCGGTAGAGGGATATCCGGTACCGATA
This portion of the Papaver somniferum cultivar HN1 chromosome 11, ASM357369v1, whole genome shotgun sequence genome encodes:
- the LOC113324770 gene encoding uncharacterized protein LOC113324770 translates to MSSKLSPAFAYTVVYVKDVAKSVSFYANAFGYNVRRLDESHRWVELESGQTTIAFTPKHQHETDDLTGEVQDTKAQKREAVEVCFAHEDVDAAFKRAVENGAIPVHEPEEKVWGQKVGYVRDIDGIVVRIGSHVRNNPTPPSS